One window of the Crassaminicella thermophila genome contains the following:
- the queA gene encoding tRNA preQ1(34) S-adenosylmethionine ribosyltransferase-isomerase QueA: MKTSDFNFYLPEELIAQTPLENRDESRLMVLDKQTGEIQHKFFKNIIEYLKKGDCLVLNNTRVLPARLFGAKEHTGGKVEFLLLKRIDKDKWETLVKPGRKAKIGDRIVFGDGLLKAKIVDIGQEGSRIVEFEYNGIFEEILDKLGTMPLPPYIKETLKEKERYQTVYSKYEGSAAAPTAGLHFTNELLQQIEEKGIKIVYITLHVGLGTFRPVKSENILEHKMHSEFYMVSKEAAEVINNTKASGGRIISVGTTSTRTLESIADKKGFIHEGQGWTDIFIYPGYEFKVIDGLITNFHLPESTLIMLVSAFCGKDVTLNAYKEAVNNKYRFFSFGDAMFII, translated from the coding sequence ATGAAAACAAGTGATTTTAATTTTTATTTGCCTGAAGAATTAATTGCTCAAACACCTTTAGAAAATAGGGATGAGTCGAGATTAATGGTTTTGGATAAACAAACAGGAGAAATTCAACACAAATTTTTTAAAAATATTATCGAATATTTAAAAAAAGGAGATTGCTTAGTGTTAAATAACACTAGAGTATTGCCTGCTAGATTGTTTGGAGCTAAAGAACATACTGGTGGAAAAGTTGAATTTTTACTATTAAAAAGAATAGATAAAGATAAATGGGAAACTTTAGTTAAACCAGGAAGAAAGGCTAAAATAGGAGATAGAATTGTTTTTGGTGATGGTTTATTAAAAGCAAAGATTGTTGATATTGGACAAGAAGGCTCAAGAATTGTAGAGTTTGAATACAATGGCATATTTGAAGAAATTTTAGATAAGCTTGGAACAATGCCTTTGCCACCATATATTAAGGAAACACTAAAAGAAAAAGAAAGGTATCAAACAGTATATTCAAAATATGAAGGATCTGCTGCGGCACCTACTGCAGGACTTCACTTTACGAATGAACTGCTTCAACAGATTGAAGAAAAAGGAATTAAAATAGTATATATAACATTGCATGTAGGACTAGGAACGTTTAGACCAGTAAAAAGTGAAAATATTTTAGAGCATAAGATGCATTCTGAGTTTTATATGGTGAGCAAAGAAGCAGCAGAAGTAATAAATAATACAAAGGCAAGTGGAGGGAGAATTATTTCGGTAGGAACTACTTCTACTAGAACTTTAGAAAGTATTGCTGATAAAAAAGGTTTTATTCATGAAGGACAGGGATGGACAGATATTTTTATTTATCCTGGGTATGAATTTAAGGTGATAGATGGACTAATTACAAATTTTCATCTTCCAGAGTCTACATTGATTATGTTAGTTAGTGCATTTTGTGGTAAAGATGTTACACTAAATGCTTACAAAGAAGCTGTAAATAATAAATATAGGTTCTTTAGTTTTGGAGATGCAATGTTCATCATTTAG
- the tgt gene encoding tRNA guanosine(34) transglycosylase Tgt, producing the protein MAIKYELIKECKQSGARLGRLHTPHGIIETPIFMPVGTQATVKAMTPEELKEINAQIILSNTYHLYLRPGHKLVEKAGGLHKFMNWDRPILTDSGGFQVFSLGDLRKISEEGVEFRSHLDGSKHFISPEKAIEIENALGADIIMAFDECAPYPADKNYVKNSLERTTRWAKRCKQAHKNPDTQALFGIIQGGMYKDLREQSIKEIVELDFPGYAVGGLSVGEPKPLMYEVLEYTTPLMPKDKPRYLMGVGTPDCLIEGVIRGIDMFDCVLPTRIARNGTAMTSVGKVVIKNAKYIEDFEPLDPNCDCYTCKNYSRAYLRHLYKAQEILSARLVTYHNLYFLLELMKNIRNAIKEDRLLDFRKEFFEKYGYEI; encoded by the coding sequence ATGGCAATAAAGTATGAATTAATAAAAGAGTGTAAACAGAGTGGTGCAAGATTGGGGCGTCTTCATACACCTCATGGGATTATAGAGACACCAATATTTATGCCAGTAGGAACACAAGCTACTGTAAAAGCAATGACACCAGAAGAATTGAAAGAAATAAATGCACAAATTATATTAAGCAACACTTATCATTTATATTTAAGACCTGGACATAAGCTTGTAGAGAAAGCTGGCGGGTTACATAAATTTATGAATTGGGACAGACCTATATTAACGGACAGTGGTGGATTTCAGGTTTTTAGCTTAGGAGATTTAAGAAAAATTTCTGAAGAAGGAGTAGAATTTAGATCACATTTAGATGGTTCAAAACATTTTATTAGCCCTGAAAAAGCGATAGAGATAGAAAATGCATTAGGGGCAGATATTATCATGGCATTTGATGAATGTGCACCATATCCTGCAGATAAAAATTATGTAAAGAATTCATTAGAACGAACAACTAGATGGGCTAAAAGATGTAAACAAGCCCATAAAAATCCAGATACACAAGCTTTATTTGGGATTATTCAAGGTGGAATGTATAAAGATTTAAGAGAACAAAGTATTAAAGAAATTGTAGAACTAGATTTTCCTGGATATGCTGTTGGTGGATTGAGTGTAGGAGAGCCAAAACCATTAATGTATGAAGTCTTAGAATATACTACTCCGCTTATGCCAAAGGATAAACCAAGATATCTTATGGGAGTTGGTACCCCAGACTGTTTAATAGAGGGGGTAATAAGAGGAATAGACATGTTTGATTGTGTTTTACCAACTCGAATTGCTAGAAATGGTACAGCTATGACTTCAGTAGGGAAAGTAGTTATAAAAAACGCAAAGTATATAGAAGATTTCGAGCCGTTAGATCCTAATTGTGATTGTTATACTTGTAAAAATTATTCTAGGGCATATTTAAGACATTTATATAAAGCGCAGGAGATATTGTCTGCAAGATTAGTTACATATCACAATCTTTATTTCTTGCTGGAACTTATGAAAAATATCAGAAATGCTATAAAAGAAGATAGATTGCTAGATTTTAGAAAAGAATTTTTTGAAAAGTATGGTTATGAAATATAA
- the yajC gene encoding preprotein translocase subunit YajC, with protein sequence MNQLSSPIFMTAIFIAIFYFLIIRPQKKREKQIKDMRNSLKVGDNISTIGGIYGKIIKIKDDMIIIEVGADKTKLQIARWAVGNVIKSDDVK encoded by the coding sequence ATGAATCAATTATCTTCACCGATTTTTATGACTGCTATATTCATTGCAATATTTTATTTCTTGATTATTAGACCACAGAAAAAACGAGAGAAACAAATAAAGGATATGAGAAATAGCTTAAAAGTTGGAGATAATATTTCAACAATAGGTGGTATATACGGTAAAATCATAAAAATAAAAGATGATATGATAATTATAGAAGTTGGAGCTGATAAAACAAAGCTTCAAATTGCAAGATGGGCAGTTGGCAATGTAATAAAAAGTGATGATGTAAAATAA
- a CDS encoding TIGR04086 family membrane protein, whose product MKSNRNIEFNNEGIIWIYLKAILVACIFVILVFVFMALVITYTNVSESIIPMASSIVMIISCLICGLYTGVKQKRKGWLKGSLAGFIYAFLIIIMSWVFIKDFTIGTNVLLKSLIGIVAGGIGGMIGVNLK is encoded by the coding sequence ATGAAATCTAACAGAAATATAGAGTTTAATAATGAAGGGATTATATGGATATATTTAAAAGCAATACTTGTAGCATGTATTTTTGTAATATTGGTATTTGTTTTTATGGCTTTGGTTATTACTTATACAAATGTTTCTGAATCGATCATCCCAATGGCTTCATCTATTGTTATGATTATAAGTTGTTTAATATGTGGACTATATACAGGTGTAAAACAAAAAAGAAAAGGATGGCTAAAAGGTTCATTAGCAGGTTTTATATATGCATTTTTAATCATTATCATGAGTTGGGTATTTATCAAAGATTTTACAATAGGAACAAATGTTTTACTCAAAAGTTTAATTGGTATTGTAGCAGGTGGAATTGGAGGTATGATAGGTGTAAATTTAAAATAA